The sequence ACCGCGCGCGATCGAGCCCGGCCTGGGTCGCAAACTTTTTCAGTGACTCAGGGTCGAGCGACTTCTGGTTCTTGTAAAGCAGATCCACGTACGGCCAGAACTTGCCCTGCGCGTGCGCGGCGGCCGCCGCCTGCGCCGCCTGAAATGCGTTTTCATGAATTGCGCTCAGAGGAAAGTTGCGAACCTCAAAATACACGCGGTTGCCGTAGGCCTTCAGCACTTCCTCGATCACCGGATACATGCCACCGCAAGCACTGCACTGAAAATCCGTGAACTCGACGATCTTAACCGGCGAGTTGATGTCTCCCCGCGAAATGCCTCTGCCGACTGCCACATTGAAAACGGGCGCCACCGGTTCCTTCAAAAGCGTTTGGATCTTTGCGCCGGCCCGCAGGCGAGCCGCCAAGTCCTGCTCCAGTTTTTGTTGCTGTTGTTCCTGTAGGTAATTCGCGATCGCGCCGCGCGTAGCGGCCAGGTCACCGTTTATCTGCGATTTGTTGTCTTCGTAGAACTTCGCGATCTCAGTTTCGCTCGGGGTTGTCAGCTTCTCAGTGACTTCGGTGCGAATGATCACTTCCGGTCCAATGTTTTTCTTGTTTGCTTCCGCGAGTACCAGCGTGTCATTGATGCGACGATCGAGCGCTTGCTTTTGCGCTTGGTAAATCTGGCGATCCAATTTGTGGATGTAGGCCTTCATCCGCTCGTTAATCATTTCGATCCGGATCGGCTGGCCATTGACCGACGCCAGCACGGTCCCCGGCGCAAGATTCGGCGCGTTAACGTCCGCGCCTTTCTGGACCGTGTTCGTCATCTTCAGACGATTGACCATGTCGCCGTAAGCCTTTGCACCACGTTCGTTGCGCAGATAATTCATGATTGTCGGCCGCGCCGCTTCCAAATCCGTGTTCGCAAACTGCGCGCGATTCGCGTCGTACACAGCGCGCACTTCCGCATCAGTCGGCGGCGGCGTTTTGCCCGTAACTTCGCGCGCCAAAAAATCCTCCAGCGGAATTCCGCGCTTCCTGGCTTCAGCATTAATCAGCATTGAACTTACCCGCGCATCAACCGCGCGCTGGCGCGCCTCTCTGATCGCTTTTTCCCGGTCCTGATAAAACGCGTTGAGTTCCGCGTCGCTGCCCATCGCCGACAGAACCGTCGATTCAATGTCCATCAATGTGATCGTCACGTTATCGACGACCGCGAGCACCGGCGAGTTGGTCGACGGCGCGGGCTGCGCCGGAGTCGGCGCCGGCGTCGCCGCGGCCGTTGGGTTCGAAGCAGGCGTCTGTTTCGAAGTCGGATCTGCCGACGGAGGCCGGCCGGCCCTTTTCGCGCGCGGGCGTGGCTGCGCGATAACGGTGACTGCCATCGAGATGATCAGAACAATAATCCAGGGGGAAGTGCGCTTCATGAATTGCATCTTTCTAGTCAGAGTCGTGAGTTGTCAACTCGCGCCAGGCAAAGATTTGTAGTGCGACAACTCCTTCTCCCTTTGGGAGAGGGCTGGGGTGAGGGAGCGAAGCTCTAGCGGCCAAAGAAAAGAAAAATATTCTTTTGTTTTTCATCCGCTAATCCCTCACCCTAACCCCTCCTAGGGAGAGGGAGCTGCAAATCTAAACCAAATTCGCGTTCGCTTAGGCGACAAGCTTCTTCACTGTATCCAACGTGTCTATTTCGGCGGCCATCTTGTCGCGGCGAAGTCTTACGATGCGCGGAAAGCGCAAAGCGTAGCCGCTCTTGTGGCGATTTGAGGGCTGCACGCGGTCGAAAGTCACCTCGATCACGACCGTGGGTTCGACAATGCGGACGCGCCCGTGGGCGTATTCCTGCAAAGTGTGCGCGCGAAACCATTCAGTCATCTGGGCAATTTCAACGTCGGTCAAACCTGAGTAGGCTTTGCCGATGTTCAGCAGTTCGGCGTCGTTTTCCGAACGGCGCACCGCGAACGTGTAGTCCGAAAGCACGTTGCGCCGTTTGCCGTGGCCGAGTTCCACCGCGGTCACCACCACGTCCAGCGTCGCCAGCGCCTTTTTCAATTTCAGCCACTCACGACCACGCCGGCCGGGTTTGTATGAAGACCTGGGGTCTTTAATCATTAAACCTTCGTTGCCGCGTGCGCGCGCCGCGTCGAATTCATCATCGAGTGCGGCAACGTCGCTGAACGCCCGTGTTTGCGACAATCGCACGGTGCCCGCGTTTGTTTGCGGCCCCCCGATCAGTACTTGAAGTTGCGCGCGACGCTCGCGCAGCGGTTCATCGATTAAAACCTTGCTGCTTGCATACAAAACGTCCCAACCCACGAAGACCACCGGCGCGCTTGCCAGCAACTCATCACTGATAGTTTTTCTTCCCAGCCGTTTTTGCAGATCGGCGAAGGGCAGAATCTCTTCGCCACGCGCGGTGATGATTTCGCCGTCGATGATCGCGTCGGTCGGAAGCCTGCTCAACGGCTCGATCAACTCCGGAAATCGCGCCGAGATTTCATCGAGGGTTCGCGAGTAAATCGCCACTCGTCCGCCCTCCACGTGAACCTGCGCGCGAATGCCGTCGAACTTGTCTTCGACGAAAAACTCATCCGGCATTGTGCGTGCGATGTCCGCAAGGTCCGACGCCGGGGTCGCGAGCATGAACTTCAAAGGGTGGAATAGACGCATCTCGAGGTCGCCCAACGCTCCGGCGCGCGCGCGCACCGCTGCTTCGCCGATGTCGCCGCGCAACATGTTGGCGAGCGAGACCTCAGCCAGCGGTTGTTTGAAGGCGCGTGCGATCGCATCTTCCACCAGCCCCTCGCGTAAACCGATTCGCAAGTCACTCGACAAGAGTTTCACCAGATACTTTGCTTCCAGCGGTGTGGCCTTCGCCAGCACCTTAGTGAGCAAATCGGTTTTAGCTTTCTTTCCGCGAGTGCTGCTCAAGCGAATCAGAAGATCTTCGGTGTCGCCGAGACTCAGGCTCGGCGTGTTCGCAGACTTCGCTTCCGTGAACATCTCAAACGCCACGTCGCCCGCATCACCCCAACGCGCCCAGCGCGCGCCAAGGTCGGCGTGCAGACCGGTCGCGTGGATTAGCGCCTCGCTGATTATGCTGCCGCCAACGTTCGTCGTGCGCGCGTCGTGTTGTGCGAACACCTGACCGGCAAAGTACCGCGCGGCGCGGGCCAAATCTTCGTCCGAAAGAGCCGGAAAATATTCGCCCAGCAGCGCCGCCTTGGCGAGTTTCTTCGTGGTTGCGCCTACCTTTTCGGCGACCCGTGCGAACTGCTCAAGTGAATTTGAATGAATAGTTGAGGCCATGAATAACGATCGGAATGCTGGATTTAGTGAGATTGCTGTAGGGTGCACCGAGTTGTCAAAAGCTGTTCAATTACGATTGACAGATCGGACCACGAGAGTACACTGCGAGTTACTCGGGGTGTTGGCCGCAGGTTCCGAGCGCCCTTCAGGAGGTAAACCTTGATACGACAACATAATCAGCCGGCGAAGTTTAGCCACATCGGCTTCGCGTTACTCGCCTGCGTTTGCGCGTCAGGTTTATTCGCACATGCTCTACCAAGTCGGGCACAGACAACTCCAGAAAGAGTCGTCGAATTCAAGATTCCAAATCATGTGCCGATAAAGGTAAGGCTAAAGCGTGAAAAGGAAAAAGCAATTAAAGACCTCACAAACGCGTCCTGGTATGAAGATTTTCAGCTCGAGGTCACGAACACCTCTGACAAGCCGATCTATTTTTTGAACCTGTGGCTAATTTTGCCCGAATTGATAAACCGAAGCGGTCGTCCCGATGGGTTCGTTCTCAATTACGGAAGAATGGACTTCTTAGCTTTCGACACCCGACCGATCTCCACAGACATTCCGATTGCGCCAGGATCGACGTACGTCTTTGAGATCCCGGAACAATTCCAAAAAGGCTGGGCTGCTCACAAACAAAGAGATAACGTGTCCGATCCCAAAAAACTGGAATTATCATTAACCCAGTTGAGTTTTGGAGATGGAAGCGGCTTCATCCGCAGCGATGCGAGACCTTTTCCCTTCAAAGACTGACGGATCTTCCGGTAGCGTTAATAAGAACTCAAGAGGCTAGAAATCCGCCGGCTCATTTCGCCGGGAGTGAACCGAGGGCTGCGGGTTCTCAGGTGGGGATCTGTACCTGTTGCTTCCGACCACGATACAATCCATTCGGACAGCGTGAGGCCGGATCTAAAAGATGTACCTGCTGATTCTCGATTCTCTGGGAAATACTGAGTTGCTGCTGATTCTGGTTGCGGCGCTGATTTTCTTTGGGCCGCGACGGCTGCCGCAACTCAGCCGGCAGCTCGGCAAAAGCCTGTCCGAATTTCGCCGCGCGTCCGAAGACTTCAAACGCACCTGGGAACGTGAGGTCAATGCGGAAATTCACGAGCACGGTATCGATCCCGCAAGTTCATTTCTCGACAACGCCACCAATCGAATTCGCGCCGCACGCGAAGCCGCCGCGCGTGAACTGAACGTGTTCGAATCCGAACCGCGGCCCAGCGCGCCCGAGATTAAGCCGGTCGATGCGGAACTCGTCGAGCCGCGCAATGCCGGGGCTGAGAGTGAGCCGGCGAAAACCGAACAGCCAAAACACGAGTGGATATAATCGCGCACGTCGAAGACACCTGTGATCAAGCCCCTCCCCGCGTGCGGGGAGGCGTCGGGGGTGGGATTGCCACATGCCGCCTCCTCACCCCTAACCCCCCTCGCGCGGAGAGGAGAACACGCGTTTCATCCAAAGGGCCTTTCAGCGGTAAGACTCTTTCAACGCCGTTCGAGGGTTATCCTATCTAACATGTCTCTGCGTCTACTCAATAAACCAGAGAAAGCAGCTCGCGAAGATGAACTTGGCGGGCAGATGTCGTTTCTGGAGCATCTGGATGAGCTGCGCACCCGGCTGATTCGCAGCATCGTGTTCGTATTCCTGGCCGCCACACTGGCCTGGGCTTTCTCTGATCGCATTTACAATTTTCTCGCGCGACCCGTGCAGCGCGCGCTCAGCGAAGCTCAACAGCAAAGGCGCGTGCCGATTGACGGGGTGAGCGGTCAGCTCTCTACCGGTTCGCTCAGTTCACTCAAACCCGGCGACAAGCTGCGTTTCACTTTTCCCGAAGCTAAGCAACTCGGCCCCGCGGCGATTCCCGCCGGCACATCGGTTATTGCGCGCGTCGATAAAGACGCGCAGGGGAACATCGGACTGTTCACCGATGAAGCGTTAATCGCGGGCAACGAAGTCGTGCCGAAAGACGTGCGCCTGCCAATTGATCTGGCGAAAGGGTACGAGAAGGGAACAGACCCCAACGACAAACTGATCGTGACCACCGTGGCGGAATCCTTCGCTTTGTACGTGAGAGTTTCTTTGTACACGGCCATCGCGATCTCAGTGCCGTTTCTGTTGTGGCAGATTTGGGCGTTCGTCGCGCCCGGACTATTTCCGCACGAGCGCAAATACGTGACGCCCTTCGTCTTGTTGTCGAGCGTCTTTTTCGTGCTCGGCGCAGCGACTGCGTATTACGTGATCTTTCCCGCCGCCGCGAAATATCTGCTGGGACTGGGTTCGGATTTTCGTTTGCTGCTGAAGGCGGACGACTACTTTGATTTCATCATCCTGCTGATGCTGGGAATGGGTCTTGTCTCGCAGATGCCGGCAATCACATACGTGCTGGCGCGCATTGGCGTAGTGACTGCGCGCTGGATGCTGAAGGTTTGGCGCTTCGCATTGATCGCCATTCTCGTCATTGCCGCGATCCTGTCGCCCACCGGCGACATCCCGAACATGCTTCTGTTCGCCATGCCCATGGTGGTGCTGTATCTGATTTCGATTTTAGTGGCGCTCATCAGCGGCCGCCCACGGACGGCCACATAGTTCTCAGATCTCAGATCTCAGATCTCAGATTTCAGATTTCAGATCTCAGATTTCAGATCTCCGATCTCAGATCTCAGATCTCATTTCAATTCTTAAATCACAAAAAGTCAGTTGGTTGGAGCGGTAGCAGGCGCGGGGGATTTCCGGCGACTGCCGCCCGCCGTCTGCAGCAGGCTCATCACCCCCATGTAGCCGTAGCCAAAGCAGAACAGCAGCAGGAAAAGAATCGGTCCCCACATGTGCATCTTGATCGCATAGGCGATGGCCAGCACAAAATAAACTGCAAAGCTCAGTTCCAGCAGCGGGAGCCAGCCGTGCTTCCGTTTGTACTTCTTGCGCTTCCACGATTCGTCGTCGCCGGGCTCGACGCTGTACTTAGGCGTGCGCACAAAGTCGGATTTCTTTCCCATGAGCGCTTCCAAAACCGCGCGCGCGTTTGAGAACGCCAGGCCAATACCCAAACCCATCACCAGCGGCAGGTGCAGAAAGCGTTTCTTCGTTCGGTCGAGATACCAAACGGCGCTGCCATAAAACAGCACGACGGAAACTGTCGAGAAGAAAAGCAGCGGCACATCCAGAACCATCAGTTGGTAAAGCCCCTGGTTGTATCGCACCAGCAAGAGCGGGAACTGCATGAAGCTGGCGACGATCATCAGCGGATAGCTGATGT is a genomic window of Pyrinomonadaceae bacterium containing:
- a CDS encoding ATP-dependent DNA ligase, giving the protein MASTIHSNSLEQFARVAEKVGATTKKLAKAALLGEYFPALSDEDLARAARYFAGQVFAQHDARTTNVGGSIISEALIHATGLHADLGARWARWGDAGDVAFEMFTEAKSANTPSLSLGDTEDLLIRLSSTRGKKAKTDLLTKVLAKATPLEAKYLVKLLSSDLRIGLREGLVEDAIARAFKQPLAEVSLANMLRGDIGEAAVRARAGALGDLEMRLFHPLKFMLATPASDLADIARTMPDEFFVEDKFDGIRAQVHVEGGRVAIYSRTLDEISARFPELIEPLSRLPTDAIIDGEIITARGEEILPFADLQKRLGRKTISDELLASAPVVFVGWDVLYASSKVLIDEPLRERRAQLQVLIGGPQTNAGTVRLSQTRAFSDVAALDDEFDAARARGNEGLMIKDPRSSYKPGRRGREWLKLKKALATLDVVVTAVELGHGKRRNVLSDYTFAVRRSENDAELLNIGKAYSGLTDVEIAQMTEWFRAHTLQEYAHGRVRIVEPTVVIEVTFDRVQPSNRHKSGYALRFPRIVRLRRDKMAAEIDTLDTVKKLVA
- the tatC gene encoding twin-arginine translocase subunit TatC codes for the protein MSLRLLNKPEKAAREDELGGQMSFLEHLDELRTRLIRSIVFVFLAATLAWAFSDRIYNFLARPVQRALSEAQQQRRVPIDGVSGQLSTGSLSSLKPGDKLRFTFPEAKQLGPAAIPAGTSVIARVDKDAQGNIGLFTDEALIAGNEVVPKDVRLPIDLAKGYEKGTDPNDKLIVTTVAESFALYVRVSLYTAIAISVPFLLWQIWAFVAPGLFPHERKYVTPFVLLSSVFFVLGAATAYYVIFPAAAKYLLGLGSDFRLLLKADDYFDFIILLMLGMGLVSQMPAITYVLARIGVVTARWMLKVWRFALIAILVIAAILSPTGDIPNMLLFAMPMVVLYLISILVALISGRPRTAT
- a CDS encoding thioredoxin domain-containing protein; the encoded protein is MKRTSPWIIVLIISMAVTVIAQPRPRAKRAGRPPSADPTSKQTPASNPTAAATPAPTPAQPAPSTNSPVLAVVDNVTITLMDIESTVLSAMGSDAELNAFYQDREKAIREARQRAVDARVSSMLINAEARKRGIPLEDFLAREVTGKTPPPTDAEVRAVYDANRAQFANTDLEAARPTIMNYLRNERGAKAYGDMVNRLKMTNTVQKGADVNAPNLAPGTVLASVNGQPIRIEMINERMKAYIHKLDRQIYQAQKQALDRRINDTLVLAEANKKNIGPEVIIRTEVTEKLTTPSETEIAKFYEDNKSQINGDLAATRGAIANYLQEQQQQKLEQDLAARLRAGAKIQTLLKEPVAPVFNVAVGRGISRGDINSPVKIVEFTDFQCSACGGMYPVIEEVLKAYGNRVYFEVRNFPLSAIHENAFQAAQAAAAAHAQGKFWPYVDLLYKNQKSLDPESLKKFATQAGLDRARFDADLASGKFDADIRRDIEEGEQYGIEGTPTIFINGVVLTSLSADALREAIDKGLARAGKTQ
- a CDS encoding twin-arginine translocase TatA/TatE family subunit, with protein sequence MYLLILDSLGNTELLLILVAALIFFGPRRLPQLSRQLGKSLSEFRRASEDFKRTWEREVNAEIHEHGIDPASSFLDNATNRIRAAREAAARELNVFESEPRPSAPEIKPVDAELVEPRNAGAESEPAKTEQPKHEWI